In Dioscorea cayenensis subsp. rotundata cultivar TDr96_F1 chromosome 11, TDr96_F1_v2_PseudoChromosome.rev07_lg8_w22 25.fasta, whole genome shotgun sequence, a single genomic region encodes these proteins:
- the LOC120271745 gene encoding splicing factor-like protein 1 encodes MLIVIQKLKLNSELLEISMKLHARELIDDPPVAERSPSPPLIYNELGIQSNTRNARYRLKLIELKQKTHFLIWLKDILLFKTTFRLQATQSCIEAVHSCSAKDGRLRKEGNPDPWGEYEDLHVCVEAETQDSLDAAVKMVENLLVPVEDEANEHKRSQLLELAKLRQKAVHAKSGQANSLCDICGDSHLTSACPLIASNETSKACEQANSLAEIGDEGVSPFSSPSSPTPKMPCRVSTASVSLLEENGKNNKVIDQANIYVASLPHTVDDNRLIELFFVIWA; translated from the exons ATGCTGATAGTGATCCAgaaattaaagttgaattcTGAACTTCTTGAGATCAGCATGAAATTACATGCACGGGAGCTTATTGATGACCCACCAGTGGCTGAAAGATCTCCATCTCCACCACTAATTTACAATGAGTTAGGCATTCAGTCAAATACAAGGAATGCCCGATATCGTTTGAAACTCATTGAGCTTAAACAGAAGACTCATTTTCTGATTTGGTTAAAAGATATCCTACTTTTTAAAACCACCTTCAGATTACAGGCCACTCAAAGTTGTATAGAAGCTGTACATTCCT GTTCTGCAAAAGATGGAAGACTGAGAAAGGAGGGAAATCCTGATCCATGGGGAGAATATGAGGATTTGCATGTCTGTGTAGAGGCAGAGACACAGGATTCCTTGGATGCAGCTGTAAAGATGGTTGAGAACCTCCTTGTCCCTGTTGAAGATGAAGCCAATGAGCACAAGCGTTCTCAGCTATTGGAGCTAGCTAAGCTGAGACAGAAAGCAGTCCATGCAAAGAGTGGCCAGGCCAATTCCTTGTGTGATATTTGTGGTGACTCTCATTTGACCTCTGCTTGCCCACTGATAGCATCGAACGAAACTAGTAAAGCTTGTGAGCAGGCTAACTCTCTCGCAGAGATTGGAGATGAAGGCGTGTCTCCATTCAGCAGTCCATCTTCTCCTACTCCAAAGATGCCCTGCCGAGTCAGTACAGCATCAGTTTCTTTATTGGAGGAAAATGGCAAGAATAATAAAGTGATTGATCAGGCTAATATCTATGTTGCTTCTCTTCCTCACACTGTGGATGATAATAGGCTGATAGAATTGTTTTTCGTCATTTGGGCCTGA